One genomic window of Streptomyces sp. WP-1 includes the following:
- a CDS encoding heme A synthase produces MVGVPKLNRADAVAALRNPLAFIADRWTPKPGTVQRAALIALVMSVVIVVTGGAVRLTSSGLGCPTWPECTDGSLTPTQALSYHSAIEFGNRMLTYVLCAAVGWAIIAARAEKPYRRALTRLGWAQFWLVMGNAVLGGIVVLVGLNPYTVAAHFLLATALITVAAVMWQRTREGDTAPRPLVGKAVVQLVWFLVVAAVLLIAAGTVVTGAGPHAGDSSDVKRIPIDWETVAKLHAVLAWIVVTLTFALWFILKAVDAPRGPLARTRELFLILLSQGAVGYIQYFTHLPELLVGLHMLGSCLVWIGVLRVLLALRERPETELEVPEPAATVPTNA; encoded by the coding sequence ATGGTGGGCGTGCCAAAGCTGAACCGCGCCGACGCCGTAGCGGCCCTGCGTAATCCGCTCGCCTTCATCGCCGACCGCTGGACCCCGAAGCCGGGGACCGTGCAGCGGGCGGCCCTCATCGCGCTCGTGATGTCGGTGGTGATCGTCGTCACCGGCGGTGCCGTACGGCTGACCAGCTCGGGCCTCGGCTGCCCGACCTGGCCCGAGTGCACCGACGGGTCCCTGACGCCGACACAGGCGCTGAGCTATCACAGCGCCATCGAGTTCGGCAATCGCATGCTGACCTACGTGCTGTGCGCGGCGGTCGGCTGGGCGATCATCGCCGCCCGCGCCGAGAAGCCGTACCGGCGCGCTCTGACCCGCCTCGGCTGGGCGCAGTTCTGGCTGGTGATGGGCAACGCGGTGCTCGGCGGCATCGTGGTGCTGGTCGGCCTCAACCCGTACACCGTCGCCGCGCACTTCCTGCTGGCGACCGCGCTGATCACGGTCGCCGCGGTGATGTGGCAGCGCACCCGCGAGGGCGACACGGCGCCCCGGCCGCTGGTCGGCAAGGCCGTGGTGCAGCTGGTGTGGTTCCTGGTGGTCGCGGCCGTGCTGCTCATCGCGGCCGGCACCGTGGTCACCGGCGCGGGCCCGCACGCGGGCGACTCCAGCGATGTGAAGCGGATCCCGATCGACTGGGAGACCGTGGCCAAGCTGCACGCGGTGCTCGCGTGGATCGTGGTGACGCTGACGTTCGCCCTGTGGTTCATCCTCAAGGCCGTCGACGCCCCGCGCGGCCCGCTGGCCCGCACCCGGGAACTGTTCCTGATCCTGCTGAGCCAGGGGGCGGTGGGCTACATCCAGTACTTCACGCACCTGCCCGAGCTGCTGGTCGGCCTCCACATGCTCGGCTCCTGCCTGGTGTGGATCGGCGTCCTGCGGGTCCTGCTGGCGCTGCGCGAGCGCCCGGAGACGGAGCTGGAAGTACCCGAGCCCGCGGCCACGGTTCCCACGAACGCCTGA